Genomic window (Caldinitratiruptor microaerophilus):
GGAGATCCGAGGCAAGACGGTCGTCATCCTGCTCGAGGACCTCTACAACGAGTTCGAGTTCTGGTACCCGTACTACCGCATGAAGGAGGCCGGCGCCACGGTGGTGGTCGCCGGCACCGGCAGGGAGAGCTACACGAGCAAGCACGGGCTGGTCGCGAAGGCGGACCGGGCCGTCGACCAGATCGACCCGGCCGGCGTCGACGCCGTGATCATCCCCGGCGGCTACGCGCCCGACCTCATGCGGCGTTCCCCGGCCCTGGTCGACTTCGTTCGCCGCATGGACCAGCAGGGCAAGGTGGTGGCCGCCATCTGCCACGCAGGCTGGGTGCTCGCTTCGGCCGGCATCCTGAAGGGGCGCCGGGCCACCGGCTTCTCCTCCATCCGGGACGACATGGTGAACGCGGGCGCCGAGTACCTGGACCAGGAGGTCGTCCGCGACGGGAACCTGATCACCTCCCGGCAGCCGGCAGACCTCCCCGCCTTCTGCCGGACGATCATCGAGGCGCTGCGCTGACCGGGAGGTGGAAGAGTTCGACGGCGGCCACCTCATGGCCTGACTTTGCGCAAGGAGAGCGATGGGACGTTGCACCTGTTCGAGCGACTGAAGTTGCGTGATGTGACCTTCCGCAACCGGATCGCGGTGTCGCCGATGTGCCAGTACAGCGGCGAGGACGGGATGGCCACCGACTGGCACTTGGTGCACCTGGGTTCACGCGCGGTCGGCGGGGCGGCGCTCGTGATCACCGAGGCCACGGCCGTCGAGGCCCGGGGTCGCATCAGCCCCCAGGACCTCGGCATCTGGGACGACCGTCACGTGGAGCCGCTGGCCCGCATCACCCGGTTCATCCGGGGCCAGGGCGCCGTCCCCGGCATCCAGCTGGCCCACGCCGGGCGCAAGGCCAGCACCCGCCGGCCCTGGGAGGGCCTCGCGCCCGTGGGGCCGGAAGAAGGCGGGTGGCGGCCGGTGGTCGGCCCCAGCCCCATCCCCTTCGACGACGGCTATCCGGTGCCGGAGGCGCTGGACGAGGCGGCGATCGCGGAGATCGTCCGGGCGTTCCGCGACGGTGCCCGGCGGGCCCTGGAGGCAGGCTTCCAGGTCGTCGAGATCCACGCCGCCCACGGCTACCTCCTGCACGAGTTCCTCTCGCCTCTGTCCAATCACCGCACCGACCGGTACGGCGGGTCCTTCGAGAACCGCACGCGCCTCGTGCGCGAGGTGGTCGCGGCCATCCGGGAGGTCTGGCCCGAGCGGCTGCCGCTCTTCGTCCGGATCTCCGCCACCGACTGGGCGCCGGGCGGGTGGGACCCCGACCAGTCCGTCGAGCTGGCGCGGGGGCTCGGGGCGCTCGGCGTCGACCTCGTCGACTGCTCCTCCGGCGGCCTCGTCCCCGGCGTGTCGATTCCGACGGATCCGGGCTACCAGGTACCGTTCGCCGAGCGGGTCCGCCGGGAGGCCGGCATCGCGACCGGGGCCGTGGGCCTCATCACGACCCCGGCGCAGGCCGACGCCATCATCCGGGAGGGCAAGGCCGACCTCGTGCTCCTCGGCCGCCAGCTCCTGCGCGACCCGTACTGGCCGCTGCGGGCCGCCCACGAGCTGGGCCACGCGGACCGGGCGCCCTGGCCACCCCAGTACCTGCGGGCCCGACCGGCCGGCGCGGTGTGGCAGTAGTCGTAACGGTGCCGTGACTGGGGGGACCGGGCTTGGCGGGAGCGATCACGGACGTCCCGGGGATCCGCGTCGGACACGCCACCGACGTGGTGGGTCTGACGGGCTGCACCGTGGTGCTGTGCCCGGAGGGGGGCGTCGTGGCGGCCGACGTCCGGGGCGGCGCCCCCGGCACCCGGGAGACCGACCTCGCCCGGCCGGGGCAGCTGGTCGAGCGGGCGCACGCCGTGCTCCTCACGGGCGGGAGCGCCTACGGGCTCGACGCCGCCTCCGGGGTCATGCGTTACCTGGAGGAGCAGGGCAAGGGCTTCCCGACCCCCGCCGGGGTGGTGCCGATCGTGCCGGCGGCGGTTCTCTACGACCTGGCCCTCGGAGACCCCAGGGCCCGTCCGGACGCCGCCATGGGCTACGAGGCCTGCCGGGCGGCCACCGGCGGGTCTGTGGCCGAGGGGAACGTCGGCGCCGGGACGGGCGCTTCGGTGGGGAAGCTCCTCGGGCCGGCATTCGCGATGAAATCGGGTCTCGGGACGGCGTCCGTGCGCCTGCCGGGCAGCGGGGTGGTCGGGGCGGTCGTGGCCGTGAATGCGGCCGGCGACGTGCGCGATCCCCGGACGGGGCGCATCGTGGCCGGCGCGCGGGCCCCCGACGGCGCCTTCCTGGACGCGGCGCGCCGGCTTCTGGCGGGCGAGCCCCCGGCGGCCCTGCCCGGGCAGAACACGACCATCGGCTGCGTGGCCACCGACGTGCGGCTCACCAAGGAGCAGGCGGCGGTGGTGGCCCGCATGGCCCACGCCGGGCTCGCCCGGACCATCGAGCCGGCGTTCACTCCCTACGATGGGGACACCGTCTTCGTCCTGAGCTGCGGGGACAAGGATGGCGACGTGACCCTCGTCGGCCTCGCCGCCGCGCGGGCGGTGGAGGAGGCCATCCTGCGCGCCGTGCGCCTGGCCGCCTCCGCCGGGGGTCTGCCCGGGCTGGCCGGCTGAGCGGTGCGTCTTCCGTCGGAGCAGGAGATTGGGTCAGGTCCAAGAAAGAGCTATTGATCGCCAACTCATCGGGTGCAGTCAGAGAGGGGTGTCGTCGTGAGCAGAAGGTCTGCCCTCTGGGGGATCGCGGCCCTCCTCGCGTCGGCCGTGGCCGTGGCCGGCTGTGGCAAGACCGGCGGCGGTGCGGGCGGCGGCGAGGTGATCAAGATCGGCGTCTCGGCGCCGCTCACGGGCAACATCGCCGCGATCGGCCAGTCCACCAAGAACGCCGTGCTGATGGCCGAGGCCGAGATCAACGAGAAGGGCGGCATCGACATCGGCGGCAAGAAGATGAAGGTCCAGTTCGTGATCGAGGACGACGAGAACAAGCCGGAGTCGACCGCCAACGTCTTCCAGAAGCTGATCAACCAGGACAAGGTCATCGCCATCATCGGGTCCCAGTCCTCGAGCGCGACGAACGCCGGCGCCCCGATCGCCAACGACGCCAAGGTGCCCGCGATCACGCCCTGGGCGACCAACCCGAACGTGACCAAGGGCAAGAAGTACGTCTTCCGGGCCGCGTTCATTGACCCGTTCCAGGGTTACGTGAACGCCAAGTTCGCGTACGAGAACCTGAAGGCCCGGAAGGCGGCCGTCCTCTACGACGTCGCCCAGGACTACAACAAGGGCCTGGCCGAGGTCTTCCGGGACGAGTTCAAGAAGATGGGCGGCGAGATCACCGCGTTCGAGACGTACACGACCGGCGACAAGGACTTCTCCGCCCAGCTCACCAAGATCAAGGGCACGAACCCCGACGTGATCTTCCTCCCGAATTACTACAGCGAGGTCCCGCTGCAGATCCAGCAGGCCCGCAAGCTCGGGATCAACGCGATCTTCCTCGGCGGGGACGCCTGGGACTCGCCGAAGCTCCTCGAGATCGGCGGCAAGGACATGGAGGGCACGTACTTCAGTAACCACTACGTGGCGACGGCCGACGTGCCCAAGGTCAAGGAGTTCGTGACCAAGTACAAGCAGAAGTACAACGAGGTCCCCGACGCTGCGGCCGCGCTCACCTACGACGCCGCGTACATCATCTTCCAGGCGCTCGAGCGGGCGGGCTCGCTCGACCGGGACAAGCTGCGCGATGCGATGGCCGCCACGAAGGGCTTCGAGGGCGTCACGGGAACCATCTCGTACGGCGACACCGGGGACCCCGTGAAGCCGGCGGTGGTGCTCAAGATCGAGAACGGGGAGTTCAAGTACGAGACGACCGTGAACCCGTGACCGTTCGGCTCGGCGGGGGCCGGCCTCGAGCCGGCCCCCGCCCAGTCTCCAGCCGTGGGAGTGTTGCCGGTGCTCATCTTCATCCAGCAGCTCATGAACGCGCTCCAGCTCGGTGGGATCTACGCCCTCATCGCCCTCGGCTACACGATGGTCTACGGGGTCCTGCAGCTCATCAACTTCGCGCACGGCGACATCTTCATGGTCGGGGCGTTCATCGGCCTGTTCCTGGCCACGTACCTGAAGCTGCCCTTCGTGGCCGTGCTCCTGCTGACGATGGCGCTCACCGCCGTGGTCGGGGTGGCGGTGGAGCGGGTGGCCTATCGCCCCCTGCGGACCGCCCCCCGCATGTCGCTCATCATCACGGCCCTCGGGGTGAGCCTCTTCCTGGAGAACTTCACCCGGGCCACCGTGGGGGCGGCGCCGCGCGACTTCCCCGCCCTGGTGGCGGGGGCCACCTGGGACCTGGGCGGCGTGACCGTCGGCAGCGTGCAGGTCCTCATCATCGGCATCTCGGTGGGCCTCATGCTGATCCTGCGGTACGTGGTCCGCCGCACCCTCCTGGGGAAGGCCATGCGGGCGATCGCGGACAACCGCGAGGTCATCGGCCTCATGGGCATCAACCCTGACGCCGTGATCGCCGCCACATTCGCCATCGGGTCGGGGCTGGCGGCGGCGGGCGGCATCCTCGTCGCCCAGGCGTACCCGGTCATCGAGCCGTACATGGGGATCGTGGTCGGGTGGAAGGCGTTCATCGCCGCGGTGCTGGGCGGCATCGGGCTGATCGACGGCGCGATGCTCGGCGGATTCATCCTCGGGTTCACGGAGATCTTCGTCGCGGCGTACCTGCCGTCGACCTTCCGGGACGGCATCGCCTTCGCGATCCTGATCATCGTGCTCCTGTTCCGGCCGACGGGCCTGCTGGGCCGGCCGGTCTCGACCAAGGTGTAGGCGGAGGGAGGCGCCCGATGGCCGCGCGGTGGCAGTCACTCTTCCTCTGGACCCTCGCCACGGCCCTGGCGGTGGCCCTCCACCTGCTGGGTCGTGCCGGCGTCCTGAGCGGCTACACGGTCCAGGTGCTGTCGCTCATCTGCATCAACATCATCCTGACGGCGAGCCTCAACCTGGTGAACGGGTACCTCGGCGAGTTCGCCATCGGCCACGCCGGGTTCATGGCGGTCGGCGCGTACGTGGCCGGCGTGATGACGGTCAAGCTCGACCTGCCGTTCTGGCTGGCGTTCGTCGCGGCCGGGCTGGCGGCCGCCCTGGCGGCCTGGCTCGTCGGCATCCCGGCGTTCACCACGTTCGGCGACTACCTGGCCATCATCACGCTCGGATTCAACATGATCATCGTCAACGTCATCACGAACATCGACGCCGTCGGCGGGCCCCGGGGCATGGCCGGCCTGCCCAAGGCGACGAACCTGCTGTGGGTCTACGGCACCGTGGCGGCCACGCTGATCGTGCTGGGCAACCTCGTGCGCTCGAACTACGGGCGGCTGTGGACTGCCATCCGCCAGAACGAGATCGCCGCCACCCTGATGGGAGCCCGGGTGAAGCAGCTGAAGCTCACGGCCTTCGTGGTGGCCGGCCTCTTCGCCGGGCTGGCGGGGGCGCTGTGGGGGCACCTGATCCAGTACATCAACCCCTCATCGTTCACGTACATCAAGTCCACGGAGATCCTCGTCATGCTGTACCTGGGCGGGATGGGCAGCCTCAGCGGTTCGGTCGTGGGGGCCACCCTCATGACCGTGCTGCTGGAGAGCCTGCGCGGCCTGGGAGTCTGGCGCCTGGTGATCAGCCCGCTGATCCTGATC
Coding sequences:
- a CDS encoding type 1 glutamine amidotransferase domain-containing protein, whose protein sequence is MEIRGKTVVILLEDLYNEFEFWYPYYRMKEAGATVVVAGTGRESYTSKHGLVAKADRAVDQIDPAGVDAVIIPGGYAPDLMRRSPALVDFVRRMDQQGKVVAAICHAGWVLASAGILKGRRATGFSSIRDDMVNAGAEYLDQEVVRDGNLITSRQPADLPAFCRTIIEALR
- a CDS encoding NADH:flavin oxidoreductase/NADH oxidase — its product is MHLFERLKLRDVTFRNRIAVSPMCQYSGEDGMATDWHLVHLGSRAVGGAALVITEATAVEARGRISPQDLGIWDDRHVEPLARITRFIRGQGAVPGIQLAHAGRKASTRRPWEGLAPVGPEEGGWRPVVGPSPIPFDDGYPVPEALDEAAIAEIVRAFRDGARRALEAGFQVVEIHAAHGYLLHEFLSPLSNHRTDRYGGSFENRTRLVREVVAAIREVWPERLPLFVRISATDWAPGGWDPDQSVELARGLGALGVDLVDCSSGGLVPGVSIPTDPGYQVPFAERVRREAGIATGAVGLITTPAQADAIIREGKADLVLLGRQLLRDPYWPLRAAHELGHADRAPWPPQYLRARPAGAVWQ
- a CDS encoding P1 family peptidase, whose translation is MAGAITDVPGIRVGHATDVVGLTGCTVVLCPEGGVVAADVRGGAPGTRETDLARPGQLVERAHAVLLTGGSAYGLDAASGVMRYLEEQGKGFPTPAGVVPIVPAAVLYDLALGDPRARPDAAMGYEACRAATGGSVAEGNVGAGTGASVGKLLGPAFAMKSGLGTASVRLPGSGVVGAVVAVNAAGDVRDPRTGRIVAGARAPDGAFLDAARRLLAGEPPAALPGQNTTIGCVATDVRLTKEQAAVVARMAHAGLARTIEPAFTPYDGDTVFVLSCGDKDGDVTLVGLAAARAVEEAILRAVRLAASAGGLPGLAG
- a CDS encoding ABC transporter substrate-binding protein produces the protein MSRRSALWGIAALLASAVAVAGCGKTGGGAGGGEVIKIGVSAPLTGNIAAIGQSTKNAVLMAEAEINEKGGIDIGGKKMKVQFVIEDDENKPESTANVFQKLINQDKVIAIIGSQSSSATNAGAPIANDAKVPAITPWATNPNVTKGKKYVFRAAFIDPFQGYVNAKFAYENLKARKAAVLYDVAQDYNKGLAEVFRDEFKKMGGEITAFETYTTGDKDFSAQLTKIKGTNPDVIFLPNYYSEVPLQIQQARKLGINAIFLGGDAWDSPKLLEIGGKDMEGTYFSNHYVATADVPKVKEFVTKYKQKYNEVPDAAAALTYDAAYIIFQALERAGSLDRDKLRDAMAATKGFEGVTGTISYGDTGDPVKPAVVLKIENGEFKYETTVNP
- a CDS encoding branched-chain amino acid ABC transporter permease produces the protein MLIFIQQLMNALQLGGIYALIALGYTMVYGVLQLINFAHGDIFMVGAFIGLFLATYLKLPFVAVLLLTMALTAVVGVAVERVAYRPLRTAPRMSLIITALGVSLFLENFTRATVGAAPRDFPALVAGATWDLGGVTVGSVQVLIIGISVGLMLILRYVVRRTLLGKAMRAIADNREVIGLMGINPDAVIAATFAIGSGLAAAGGILVAQAYPVIEPYMGIVVGWKAFIAAVLGGIGLIDGAMLGGFILGFTEIFVAAYLPSTFRDGIAFAILIIVLLFRPTGLLGRPVSTKV
- a CDS encoding branched-chain amino acid ABC transporter permease — protein: MAARWQSLFLWTLATALAVALHLLGRAGVLSGYTVQVLSLICINIILTASLNLVNGYLGEFAIGHAGFMAVGAYVAGVMTVKLDLPFWLAFVAAGLAAALAAWLVGIPAFTTFGDYLAIITLGFNMIIVNVITNIDAVGGPRGMAGLPKATNLLWVYGTVAATLIVLGNLVRSNYGRLWTAIRQNEIAATLMGARVKQLKLTAFVVAGLFAGLAGALWGHLIQYINPSSFTYIKSTEILVMLYLGGMGSLSGSVVGATLMTVLLESLRGLGVWRLVISPLILIVIMLRMPRGILGFRELSLGGLFRPRGVSRRAAA